The following proteins come from a genomic window of Myxococcota bacterium:
- a CDS encoding PilZ domain-containing protein has product MPDAARSLRVGFDSEADFRREYQSNIANGGIFVATNVGFDAREAVRVEIGLDWIGEVVALEGEVVHVVTRELAGAAATPGVAVQFTLRASDLRDRFEPLLGKAISDDEREAGDGRRAARRAQVRVPAIVRTADGREIEGRTRDLSLSGALVGIGEHDVAPGESVVVVLANPYADAELELEGTVVRRAPAPAGAGTAVGIRFDVEPRDARTVEEFVEAVRAAEHRRRLGGITGPIAEVGIENLLQMFGTCAPRGTLRLVCGDDEGVVMFEQGMLRCARLGESAGRKALARLLEFREGTFEFEARTDEAAYRGDPLPLDAAMLDALRLLDESQRPGAATLDPAARLAVDAAKLRAARGELSQSEEAILDLAAVGMTVGKVIDVIPEPDEEIRQQILALVERGLLAIRDAG; this is encoded by the coding sequence ATGCCGGACGCCGCGCGATCGCTCCGAGTCGGCTTCGACTCCGAGGCGGACTTCCGCCGCGAGTACCAGTCCAACATCGCCAACGGCGGCATCTTCGTCGCGACGAACGTCGGGTTCGACGCGCGCGAGGCCGTGCGCGTCGAGATCGGCCTCGACTGGATCGGCGAGGTCGTCGCGCTCGAGGGCGAGGTCGTGCACGTCGTGACGCGCGAGCTCGCGGGCGCGGCCGCGACGCCGGGCGTCGCCGTGCAGTTCACGCTGCGCGCGAGCGACCTGCGCGACCGCTTCGAGCCGCTGCTCGGCAAGGCCATCTCCGACGACGAGCGCGAGGCCGGCGACGGACGGCGCGCCGCGCGCCGCGCGCAGGTGCGGGTTCCCGCGATCGTGCGCACCGCGGACGGCCGCGAGATCGAGGGCCGCACGCGCGACCTCAGCCTCTCGGGTGCGCTCGTCGGCATCGGCGAGCACGATGTCGCGCCGGGCGAGTCGGTCGTCGTCGTGCTCGCGAACCCGTACGCGGACGCGGAGCTCGAGCTCGAGGGAACGGTGGTGCGGCGCGCGCCCGCGCCGGCCGGCGCGGGAACCGCGGTCGGCATCCGCTTCGACGTCGAGCCGCGCGACGCGCGCACGGTCGAGGAGTTCGTCGAGGCCGTGCGCGCGGCCGAGCACCGCCGCCGGCTCGGCGGCATCACGGGCCCGATCGCCGAGGTCGGCATCGAGAACCTGCTCCAGATGTTCGGGACGTGCGCGCCGCGCGGCACGCTGCGGCTCGTCTGCGGCGACGACGAGGGCGTCGTGATGTTCGAGCAGGGCATGCTGCGCTGCGCGCGGCTCGGCGAGAGCGCGGGGCGCAAGGCGCTCGCGCGCCTGCTCGAGTTCCGCGAGGGCACCTTCGAGTTCGAGGCGCGCACCGACGAGGCCGCCTATCGCGGCGACCCGCTGCCCCTCGACGCCGCGATGCTCGACGCGCTGCGGCTGCTCGACGAGAGCCAGCGCCCGGGTGCGGCGACGCTCGACCCCGCCGCGCGCCTCGCCGTCGACGCGGCGAAGCTGCGCGCGGCGCGGGGCGAGCTCTCGCAGTCGGAGGAGGCGATCCTCGACCTCGCCGCCGTCGGCATGACGGTCGGCAAGGTCATCGACGTGATTCCCGAGCCCGACGAGGAGATCCGCCAGCAGATCCTCGCGCTCGTCGAGCGCGGGCTGCTCGCGATCCGCGACGCCGGCTGA
- a CDS encoding peroxiredoxin: MAIKEGDRIPDLKLKTPNADGMPQDVTTGELFKGKKVVLFAVPGAFTPLCSAQHLPGFIEKADAIKAKGVDTIVCMSVNDGFVMGAWGKDRGAGDKVVMLADGNGDLTKALGLEMDVSVAGLGTRSQRFAMIVEDGVVKKLAVEAPQKFEVSHADAILAAL; this comes from the coding sequence ATGGCGATCAAGGAAGGCGACCGCATCCCGGATCTCAAGCTCAAGACGCCGAACGCGGACGGCATGCCGCAGGACGTCACGACCGGCGAGCTCTTCAAGGGCAAGAAGGTCGTGCTGTTCGCCGTGCCGGGCGCGTTCACGCCGCTCTGCTCCGCGCAGCACCTGCCGGGCTTCATCGAGAAGGCGGACGCGATCAAGGCGAAGGGCGTCGACACGATCGTCTGCATGTCGGTCAACGACGGCTTCGTGATGGGCGCCTGGGGCAAGGACCGCGGCGCGGGCGACAAGGTCGTGATGCTCGCCGATGGCAACGGCGACCTCACGAAGGCGCTCGGTCTCGAGATGGACGTGAGCGTCGCGGGCCTCGGCACGCGATCGCAGCGCTTCGCGATGATCGTCGAGGACGGCGTGGTCAAGAAGCTCGCCGTCGAGGCGCCGCAGAAATTCGAGGTGAGCCACGCGGACGCGATCCTCGCCGCGCTCTAG